In Microbacterium enclense, the DNA window GCCTTCCCCTCCGATGCGCGCGCGAGCGCCCCGACGACGACGGCGGTCGCCGGTGCGACCGCCTCCGTAGACACCCCAGCGGAGTTCGCCACTCTGCGCGAGAAGTACGCGGCCATGCTGACCGGCGGCGCGACCTTCGCCTCCGCCGACCCCGATATCTCGGCGCGGATCGCCGCGATCACGGCATCCGGTCAGCAGTCCTGGGACTCGATGAAGAAGAACGCGGACCGCAACCGGCTGTGGGACGACTCACCGTTGGGCACCGACTCCGCGGGCGTGACCCGCACCTACGAACACCTCCGGTCGATGGCGCTCGCGTACGCGACACACGGCTCGACGTTGGAGGGGAATGCGCAGCTCGAAGCCGACCTCATCGACGGCTTGGACTGGATGAACACGAACGCCTACTACGCCCAGGGCCCGTCGTACCAGAACTGGTGGCACTGGCAGATCGGTGCACCGCTCGCGCTGAACGACATCGTCGCCCTCGTCTACGATGACCTCACCAGCACGCAGATCTCCGACTACATGGCCGCGGTCAGTTTCTACCAGCCCTCCGTGACCATGACCGGGGCGAACCGTCTGTGGGAGAGCCAGGTCATCGCGATCTCGGGGATCATCGCCCAGGACGCCACGCGCGTCGCGGCGGGCCGCGACGGTCTCAGCGCGCTCTTCCCCTACGTCGCCTCCGGCGACGGGTTCACGCGGGACGGGTCGTTCGTCCAGCACAACTTCTACGCGTACAACGGCGGCTACGGCACCTCGCTGCTCTCCGGCATCGCCGACCTGCTGTACCTGCTCAACGGATCCACGTGGGACATCACGGACCCGCAGCGATCGAACGTGAGCGAGTGGATCTACAACGCCTTCGAGCCGTTCCTCTCCCAGGGGAACCTGATGGACATGGTCCGCGGACGGGAGATCAGCCGCTACGGCGTGCAGGACGACGATGCCGCGGTACCGGTCATGGCATCCATCATCCGTCTCTCGCAGGTGTCGCCCTCCCCGGACGCCGCCGCGTTCAAGAGCATGATCAAGGCCTGGCTGGCGGTGGATGCGGACAAGACCTTCCTCAGCCAGGTCTCGGTGGATCTCATCGTGGGCGCGAAGGCGATCCAGAACGACTCCTCCGTCGCGCCGCGGGACGAGCTCGTCTTCAATCGGCAGTTCACCGGCATGGACCGCACCGTGCATGCGCGACCGGGATACCGCTTCGGCATCAGCATGGCGTCGAGCCGCATCGCCGCGTTCGAGTCGATCAATGCCGAGAATGCGAAGGGATGGCACACCGGCGACGGGATGACGTACCTGTACAACAACGACCTCGGCCAGTACAACGACGATTTCTGGCCCACCGTCGACAACTACCGGCTGCCCGGGACGACGGTCCTGAAGAACACGCCGCAGAAGGCGAACACCCGCACGGACAGATCAGGGGTCGGCGGCGCGAGCATCCTGGGTCAGTACGGCGTCACCGGGATGGACCTGCACACGATCGACCGGAACCTGGAGGCCAAGAAGTCGTGGTTCATGTTCGATGACGAGATCGTGGCCCTCGGGGCAGGAGTCACCAGCACCGACGGGATCGACACCGAGACGATCGTGGAGAACCGCAAGCTGAACGCGGCGGGCGACAATGCCCTGACCGTGGACGGGGCGACCGAGCCCGCGACGCTCGGATGGTCGGACACCCTGACGGGGGTCGACCGTGTGCACCTGGCGGGCAGCGTCGCCGGCTCGGACATCGGGTACTACTTCCCCGGGGGTGCGACGGTGAACGGCCTCCGCGAGCAGCGCACCGGGAACTGGAAGCAGCTCAACTCGTCGTCGCAGTGGGGGAACTCGACGCCCATCACGCGGAACTACCTGTCGCTCTCCCTCGATCACGGCAGCAACCCCACCGATGGCGCGTACTCCTACGTGCTCCTCCCGAACAAGACGAGCGCGCAGGTCGACAGCTACGCCTCCGACCCCGACATCAGCATCCTCGAGAACTCCACCTCTGCTCAGGCCGTGCGCGAGAACGGTCTGAACGTCACGGGCATCACCTTCTGGAAGGACGAGGTCACGACCGCCGGAGGCGTCACCTCCGACCGGAAGGCGTCGGTCATGGTGAGCAAGAGCGCGGGCACCCTCGACGTCTCGGTCGCCGACCCGACGCAGAAGAACGTCGGCCAGATCTACCTCTCGCTCGACACGCCGGCCACCGGCTTGATCTCGAACGACCCGGAGGTGACCGTGCTGCAGTACACGCCGACGGTCGAGCTCAAAGTGAACGTCGACAAGGCGGGCGGCAAGGACTTCCACGTCGCGTTGTCGCTCGACGGCACCCAGCAGGCCAACCCGGCACCGATCGCGATTCCGAACACGTACGAAGCCGAGACGCTCCCGGTCAATGCGCTCACGAAGTCGTTCTCGGCTGCCAACGACGCCAACGCGAGCGGCGGGAAGAGGGTCCAGGTCCACAACTCCGTCGTGGGCGACTACATCGAGTACAGCCTCGACGTTCCGCAGGCGGGCACCTACGACGTGGTCGCACGGGCCTTCAAAGCGAGCAACAACGGCATCTACCAGCTCGCGGTCGACGGAACGAACGTCGCGAGCCCGCAGGACTTCTTCTGGAACACCAACGTCGCGCAACGCGATCAGACGTTCGGCTCGTACACGTTCACGAAGCCGGGCAGCTATCTCGTGCGGCTGACGGCGACGGGCAAGAACGCCAGCGCTTCGGGGATGAAGCTGATGCTCGACTATCTGAAGCTGGTGCCCACAACGGGCGGCTAGGAGGGTGATGACCCGCCCGCGCGCCATCGGCGGCGGGCGGGTCTGTCGCTCGGATCGCTCGGCGGGTGCCGCTTGGGCCGCCGCTCGGGTCACCCGGCGGGGCGGCCGACGGGTCACCGTGCGGAGCGACCGCCCGCTCCGCGTTCGGTGCCCTCGCCGCCGCCCGCCATCGGGCGCGCTGCCGCCTCGATCGAGGGGTTGGCGTATCGCACTCCCTCGGCGAGCGCGCGGACCACCCCCTCCGCGGGTGCGGAACCTGTGAGGCTGTCGGGGGCGCGGACGACCCTCACGCGCTGGTCGCGCGGCGGCCGGCCGGAACCGGAACGCGCCGCAGATGCGGGGCGACGACGTCCTGGAACGCGCGTGCGGTCTCGGCCAGCACGACCTTCGGGTCGCGCTCCCAGATGTCGGCGTGGAAGATCTCGACCTCGATGTCACGGTCGTACCCCGTCGCCTGGACGGCACGCGTGAGAGCGGCGAAGTCGATCACGCCGTCGCCGGGGTAGTGGCGGCTGAGGAGCACGTCGGCGGCGAGGGGGGTCTTCCAGTCGCACACCTGGTACGTCGCGATGCGCCCCTCGCGTCCCGCCCGCTCGATCGCTGCGAGCGCCCCCGGATCCCAGAACACGTGGAACGTGTCGACCGTGACGCCCACCTCGTTCGACGCGAAGGGCTCCGCGAGATCGAGGGCCTGGGAGAGCGTCGACACGACGCACCGGTCGGTCGCGTACAGGGGGTGAAGCGGCTCGATCGCGAGGGTGACGCCGGCACCCCGGGCGCGCGGGACCAGCTCGCCGATCGCGTCGCTCACACGCTCACGGGTCCCCGCGAGGTCGCGAGATCCCGGGGGGAGTCCACCGGCCACGATGACGAGCGTCGGAGTCGAACCGGGCGCTCCCGCCGCGGCCAACTCCGCGGTCTCGTCGATCGCGCGGCGGTTGTCGTCGAGCGACCCCGCTCCGGTGAAGAAGCCCGCGCGACACGACGTGGTGAACCGCAGTCCCGTATCCCGCAGCATCGCGCACGCGGTGGCGAGGCCGACCTCGGCCACGGGCTCGCGCCACAGGCCGATCGCCTCGTAACCCGCGGCGACCGTCAACTCCAGCGCGGTGCGGAGGTCGGCGTGCTTGATGGTCGCCTGGTTGATCGACAGGCGCGGGTGGGGCTTCACTCGTCCGCTCCGTTCACGCGCAGAAGGGCGTGCCAGCGGGATGCCGCCCGCTGGGGGTCCTCGAGGACGTTCGCCGTGTTCGCCAACTCGACGATCCGCGACAGGTGGGGGAGGCTCCGCGCGGAGTGCAGGCCGCCGACCATCTGGAACGCCGGCTGGTGTCCGTTGAGCCACGAGAGGAACGCGACTCCCGTCTTGTAGAAGTGCGTCGGGGGCGCGAACAGGTGCCGGCTCAGCGGTGTGGTGGGAGCCAGCACGGCGCGGTACGTCGGGTGGTCGCCGGCGTCGAGGGCTCGGATCGCCGTAGAGGCGGCGGGCGCGATGGCGGCGAACGCTCCGAGGAGGGCATCGGAATGGGTACGTGTGCTCGCAGACGGGGGCTCGGCGTCGTCGAGCAGATCGACGTAGTGGAAGTCGTCGCCGGTGAACATGCGGACGCCCTCCGGCAACCGCGCCCGCACCCACCGCTCCGCGTCGGCGTCGAGCAGGCTCATCTTGACCCCGGCGACGCGGTCCACGTTCTCCTCGATGATGTCGAGCAGCGTGGTCGCCGCGTCCTCCCCGCGCGTCGAGCCGAAGTATCCCGCCAGCTCTTGATCGAACGCCTCCCCGAGCCAGTGCAGCACGACCGGGCGCGACGCGCGGCTCACCACCTCGCGGTACACCCGGCGGTAGTCGTCCGCCGAGGTGGCGGTGCGCGCGAGATGACGGGATGCCATGAGCACGGCATCCGCTCCTTGTTCCTCCGCGAACTCGAGCTGCCAGACGTAGGCGTCGACGATCTGCGAGAGGGACGCGCTCGTGGCCTCGAGGTGATCGGTGTTCACCCCCACGACCAGCGAGCCGCCTTCCTCACGGGCGACCTCCGCGGACCGAGCGATCAGCTCGCGGGTCGCGCGGGTGTCCAGCCCCATGTTGCGCTGCGCGGTGTCCATCGCATCCGCGACACCGAGGCCCCACGAGAAGAGGAAGCGACGGAAGTCCAGCGTCGCGTCCCAGTCGATGCGGGCGGGCGCGCCGGGGGTGTTGTCTGCCCACGCCAGGGGGACGACGTGCGCGGCCGCGTACACGACCCGGCTGCGTAGGGGTGAGGTGGGCCTGGGCCAGGACGGCGCGGCGCGCAGCTCGGTCCCGGTGATTCGGCCATCCGGACCGAGCAGGCGAAGCCCGGTCATCGGGCGACACCACCGGGCACCGCCGTCAGGGTCTCCAGCGCGATCTTCCGCCCCTCGCGGCTCGAGCGAAGGCCCGCCTCGGCCAGCTGCACTCCGCGCGCGCCGGCGAGGAGGTCGAACGCGTAGGGCGTCTCCTGGACGTAGGAGACGAGGAAGTCCTGCCACTGCTGCCGGAAGCCGTTGAGGAAGACGTCGTTGTCGGGCAGGCGGTGCCAGTCGGCGGCGTAGTCGTGCGCGTCCTCGAGGTCGGGGTTCCACACCGGCTTGGGCGTGGCGCTGCGCGGTTGGATCTCGGCACCGAACAGACCGACGACGGCGGAGCCGTGGGTTCCGTCGACGTGGAACTCGACCAGTTCGTCGCGATGGACGCGGACGGTCCAGGAGGAGTTGATCTGCGCGATGACCCCGCCCTCGAGCTCGAAGATGCCGTAGGCCGCGTCCTCGGCGGTGGCCGTGTAGTGCGTCCCCGACTCGTCCCAGCGGTCGTGGATGTGCGTGGCGGCTTCCGCGTACACGCTCCGCACAGGCCCGAACAGGTTCTCCAGCACGTAGTTCCAGTGCGGGAACATGTCGACGATGATGCCGCCGCCGTCTTCGGCGCGGTAGTTCCAGCTCGGGCGCTGGGCGCGCTGCCAGTCGCCCTCGAAGACCCAGTAGCCGAACTCGCCGCGGACGGAGAGGATGCGTCCGAAGAACCCGGAGTCGATCAGGCGCTTCAGCTTCTGCAGACCCGGCAGGTAGAGCTTGTCGTGCACGACACCGGTCTTCACCCCGGCTTCCGCGGCGAGACGGGCGAGCTCGAGGGCTTCCTCCAGGCTCTCCGCGGTGGGCTTCTCGGTGTAGATGGTCTTGCCCGCGGCGATCGCCCTTCGCAGCGCCGCGGCCCGCGCTTTCGTCACGAGGAAGTCGGCGTAGATCTCCCAGCGCGGGTCCGCGAGAGCGGCATCCAGGTCGGTGGTGAAGTCCTCGATGTCGTGCCGGGCCGCGAGCTCGGCGAGGGTCGCGCGGTTGCGGCCGACGAGCAGCGGCTTCACGGTCACGCGGGAGCCGTCGGGGAGGTCGATGCCTCCGGCGTCGCGAATCGCGAGGATCGAGCGCACGAGGTGCTGGCGATATCCCATGCGTCCCGTGGCGCCGTTCAGGATGACGCCGATCTCGCGGGTGCGGACGGCGGTGTCGGTCGCAAGGGTCATGTCTACCTCTCTGTCGGCCGTCGGGGGCCGGGGCCGGTGGTGCGCGCCGGTCGGCAGCGCAACGTCAGGATCTGGAAGGCGCGGAGGGTGAGGTCCACGGCGTCGGTGTCGGAGCGGTGGAGTGCGGCATCGAGGGGGCGTTCGAGCAGGTCGACCTCGTCGATCGTCGCGAAAGGGACGCCGAACATCAGTCGTCCGTTCTGCCGGCCGCCCGTCGCCTCGTGCAGGCGCACGATGAGATCCCCGGAGCCGTCCTCGGCGAGCTTGACCGTGGTGACGCGGATGCCGTCGGTCGAGCAGGCGACCAGGGGACGGACCTCCTCTCCGCCGAGGACCGCGCGCTCAGCGCGATCGAGCCGGTGCCCTTCCTCCGCGGCATCCGTCAGGGTCGCCTCCGGACGGATGCGGAAGCGCATCTCGTGCCGCCCCCGGTCGGCGTGCGGATCGGGGAAGGTCGGGGCGCGGAGGATCGACAGGCCCACCGTCGTCACGACGGCACCGCTGTCGGAGAGGCTCCTCTCCACGGAATGCCCGTAGGTGGAGTCGTTGGCGATCGCGACGCCGTAGGTCGATTCCGCGACGTGGATCCACCGCTGCGCCACGACCTCGAACCGCGCTTCGTCCCAGGAGGTGTTGGTGTGTGTGGGGCGCGTGACGTGTCCGAACTGGATCTCGGCGCGGGTCTCGTCGGCGTGGATCTCCAGCGGCACGATCATCCGGAGGAGGCGATGCGTCTCACGCCAGTCGACGCGGACCTCGACGTCGATCCCCGCCGCATCGGGGGCGAGGCGCAGGGTCTGGGTGAGGGTGCTCGCTCCGAGGGAGCGCGTGGCCGAGACCACTCCGGCTCCGTCGTCGCCCACGAACGCCACGATGGTCTCCGCGCGATCGAGGTCGATCCCGCGAGCGCGGTCGTGGGCGTCGACGTCCCACGCGTCCCATTTGTCGGGGTAGTCGGGGTGCAGGCGCAGGAGAGCGGCGCGAGCGCCGTCGGGCAGGGCGTTGCGCCCCGAGGGGCCGGACAGCGCGACGAGCAGGCCGTCGGCGTCCACGACAGCGCGCACGACGGCGTTCGACAGCACCCAGCCGCCCTCGGCGGTCGGGGTGAGGCGCGTGGGGGCCTGCGGCGGGGGAGAGGGGGCGACGGCACCGGCGGCGACACCGCCGAGGGCCAGCGGGGCGGAGTTCGCCGTGAGCGCGCGGCGGCCGGGACCGGTCAGGGCGGCGAGGCTCGCCCGGATCGCCTCCTCGAGCTCGACGGCGAGGGCGGCGTAAGCCTCTTCGGCTTCACGGTGCACCCACCCGATCGAGCTCCCCGGCAGGATGTCGTGGAACTGCAGGAGAAGGGTCTGTCGCCATGCGCGGCGCAGCAGCTCGTCCGGGTAGGGAGCACCGCGGGAGAGGGCGGCCGTCGCGGCCCACAGCTCGGTCTCGTGCAGGAGCCGCTCGGTCCGGCGGTTGCCCTGCTTGGTCTTGATCTGGCTGGTGAGCGTGCCGCGGTGAAGCTCCAGGTACATCTCGCCCGTCCACACCGGGAGTGCGGGGTTCTCGTCGCGGGCGCGGTCGTAGAAGTCGCGCGGCGCGCCGAGGGCGACCCGGGGCGACCCCTCCAGGTCGGCCTGGCGGTAGGCCCGCTCCACCATCTCGCGGGTCGGACCGCCGCCCCCGTCGCCCCAACCGAACGGTGCCAGTGACACGGTGCCGGTCGCGTGATCGGTGTAGGTGCGCTCGGCGTGAGCCAGTTCGGCGGGGGAGAGCTCGGCGTTGTACGTCTCGATGGGCGGGAAGTGGGTGAAGACCCGCGTCCCGTCGATGCCCTCCCACCAGAAGGTGTGGTGCGGCATCCGGTTCGTCTGGTTCCACGAGATCTTCTGCGTCATGAACCAATCGGCGCCGGCCAGACGGATGAGCTGGGGAAGGGATGCCGAGTACCCGAAGGTGTCAGGAAGCCAGACCTCCGAGGTGTCGACGCCGAACTTCTCCAGGAACCACCTCTTGCCCACCACGAGCTGTCGCGCCGTCGCTTCGGAGCCGGGCAGGTTCGTGTCGGGTTCCACCCACTGTCCGCCCACCGGGACGAACCGCCCGGCGTGTACCTGCTCCTCGATGCGGGCGAAGACCGCGGGATAGTGCTCCTCCATCCACGCCAGCTGCTGGGCGGAGGAGCAGGCGAAGCGAAGATCCGGATGCCGCTCCAGCAGGTCGAGCACGTTCGAGAATGTGCGCGCGCACTTGCGGATCGTTTCGCGGATCGGCCAGAGCCAGGCCGAATCGATGTGCGCGTGCCCGGTGGCCAGGACGGTGTGCGCGCTGGCCTGGGCGGGAGAGGCGAGGACCGGCGCGAGGATCGCGCGGGCCCTGTCGACCGAGCCGCGGACGTCGTCGGGGTCGATGGCGTCGAGCATGGTCGACAGGCTCGAGCCGATGCGGGCGGCACGGGGCGAACCGGGCGGGAGCTGCTGCGCGAGACCTGCGAGCACCTCGATGTCGAGCAGCAGATGCTCGACCCTCACGTCGATGCGGCCGATCTCGAGCCGACGCAGCATGTAGAGCGGAGGGGCCTCGGGCAGCGGGCCGTCACCGAGGTGCGTCGGACGCCAGTGGGACTCGGGTGGGATCGTGGGATTCGCGGCGAGCTCGAGATACAGGTCCACCTCACCCTCCACGGGAACCCAGGCGTTGCGGGGCGACACGGCTTTGACGATCGAGCCGTC includes these proteins:
- a CDS encoding sugar phosphate isomerase/epimerase → MKPHPRLSINQATIKHADLRTALELTVAAGYEAIGLWREPVAEVGLATACAMLRDTGLRFTTSCRAGFFTGAGSLDDNRRAIDETAELAAAGAPGSTPTLVIVAGGLPPGSRDLAGTRERVSDAIGELVPRARGAGVTLAIEPLHPLYATDRCVVSTLSQALDLAEPFASNEVGVTVDTFHVFWDPGALAAIERAGREGRIATYQVCDWKTPLAADVLLSRHYPGDGVIDFAALTRAVQATGYDRDIEVEIFHADIWERDPKVVLAETARAFQDVVAPHLRRVPVPAGRRATSA
- a CDS encoding Gfo/Idh/MocA family oxidoreductase; the encoded protein is MTLATDTAVRTREIGVILNGATGRMGYRQHLVRSILAIRDAGGIDLPDGSRVTVKPLLVGRNRATLAELAARHDIEDFTTDLDAALADPRWEIYADFLVTKARAAALRRAIAAGKTIYTEKPTAESLEEALELARLAAEAGVKTGVVHDKLYLPGLQKLKRLIDSGFFGRILSVRGEFGYWVFEGDWQRAQRPSWNYRAEDGGGIIVDMFPHWNYVLENLFGPVRSVYAEAATHIHDRWDESGTHYTATAEDAAYGIFELEGGVIAQINSSWTVRVHRDELVEFHVDGTHGSAVVGLFGAEIQPRSATPKPVWNPDLEDAHDYAADWHRLPDNDVFLNGFRQQWQDFLVSYVQETPYAFDLLAGARGVQLAEAGLRSSREGRKIALETLTAVPGGVAR
- a CDS encoding DUF993 family protein, translating into MTGLRLLGPDGRITGTELRAAPSWPRPTSPLRSRVVYAAAHVVPLAWADNTPGAPARIDWDATLDFRRFLFSWGLGVADAMDTAQRNMGLDTRATRELIARSAEVAREEGGSLVVGVNTDHLEATSASLSQIVDAYVWQLEFAEEQGADAVLMASRHLARTATSADDYRRVYREVVSRASRPVVLHWLGEAFDQELAGYFGSTRGEDAATTLLDIIEENVDRVAGVKMSLLDADAERWVRARLPEGVRMFTGDDFHYVDLLDDAEPPSASTRTHSDALLGAFAAIAPAASTAIRALDAGDHPTYRAVLAPTTPLSRHLFAPPTHFYKTGVAFLSWLNGHQPAFQMVGGLHSARSLPHLSRIVELANTANVLEDPQRAASRWHALLRVNGADE
- a CDS encoding polysaccharide lyase family 8 super-sandwich domain-containing protein; its protein translation is MTTATVALAMITGALVAFPSDARASAPTTTAVAGATASVDTPAEFATLREKYAAMLTGGATFASADPDISARIAAITASGQQSWDSMKKNADRNRLWDDSPLGTDSAGVTRTYEHLRSMALAYATHGSTLEGNAQLEADLIDGLDWMNTNAYYAQGPSYQNWWHWQIGAPLALNDIVALVYDDLTSTQISDYMAAVSFYQPSVTMTGANRLWESQVIAISGIIAQDATRVAAGRDGLSALFPYVASGDGFTRDGSFVQHNFYAYNGGYGTSLLSGIADLLYLLNGSTWDITDPQRSNVSEWIYNAFEPFLSQGNLMDMVRGREISRYGVQDDDAAVPVMASIIRLSQVSPSPDAAAFKSMIKAWLAVDADKTFLSQVSVDLIVGAKAIQNDSSVAPRDELVFNRQFTGMDRTVHARPGYRFGISMASSRIAAFESINAENAKGWHTGDGMTYLYNNDLGQYNDDFWPTVDNYRLPGTTVLKNTPQKANTRTDRSGVGGASILGQYGVTGMDLHTIDRNLEAKKSWFMFDDEIVALGAGVTSTDGIDTETIVENRKLNAAGDNALTVDGATEPATLGWSDTLTGVDRVHLAGSVAGSDIGYYFPGGATVNGLREQRTGNWKQLNSSSQWGNSTPITRNYLSLSLDHGSNPTDGAYSYVLLPNKTSAQVDSYASDPDISILENSTSAQAVRENGLNVTGITFWKDEVTTAGGVTSDRKASVMVSKSAGTLDVSVADPTQKNVGQIYLSLDTPATGLISNDPEVTVLQYTPTVELKVNVDKAGGKDFHVALSLDGTQQANPAPIAIPNTYEAETLPVNALTKSFSAANDANASGGKRVQVHNSVVGDYIEYSLDVPQAGTYDVVARAFKASNNGIYQLAVDGTNVASPQDFFWNTNVAQRDQTFGSYTFTKPGSYLVRLTATGKNASASGMKLMLDYLKLVPTTGG
- a CDS encoding glycoside hydrolase family 38 C-terminal domain-containing protein, which codes for MSLPVADRLDRFVRETLRPLRVEASAAVDIAAWPVSGEPVPFSEARGREFRRFRVGAPWGTPWSTLWLHVTGIVPRDWDASEHHRTELLVDLGFNDQSPGFQAEALAFRPDGSIVKAVSPRNAWVPVEGEVDLYLELAANPTIPPESHWRPTHLGDGPLPEAPPLYMLRRLEIGRIDVRVEHLLLDIEVLAGLAQQLPPGSPRAARIGSSLSTMLDAIDPDDVRGSVDRARAILAPVLASPAQASAHTVLATGHAHIDSAWLWPIRETIRKCARTFSNVLDLLERHPDLRFACSSAQQLAWMEEHYPAVFARIEEQVHAGRFVPVGGQWVEPDTNLPGSEATARQLVVGKRWFLEKFGVDTSEVWLPDTFGYSASLPQLIRLAGADWFMTQKISWNQTNRMPHHTFWWEGIDGTRVFTHFPPIETYNAELSPAELAHAERTYTDHATGTVSLAPFGWGDGGGGPTREMVERAYRQADLEGSPRVALGAPRDFYDRARDENPALPVWTGEMYLELHRGTLTSQIKTKQGNRRTERLLHETELWAATAALSRGAPYPDELLRRAWRQTLLLQFHDILPGSSIGWVHREAEEAYAALAVELEEAIRASLAALTGPGRRALTANSAPLALGGVAAGAVAPSPPPQAPTRLTPTAEGGWVLSNAVVRAVVDADGLLVALSGPSGRNALPDGARAALLRLHPDYPDKWDAWDVDAHDRARGIDLDRAETIVAFVGDDGAGVVSATRSLGASTLTQTLRLAPDAAGIDVEVRVDWRETHRLLRMIVPLEIHADETRAEIQFGHVTRPTHTNTSWDEARFEVVAQRWIHVAESTYGVAIANDSTYGHSVERSLSDSGAVVTTVGLSILRAPTFPDPHADRGRHEMRFRIRPEATLTDAAEEGHRLDRAERAVLGGEEVRPLVACSTDGIRVTTVKLAEDGSGDLIVRLHEATGGRQNGRLMFGVPFATIDEVDLLERPLDAALHRSDTDAVDLTLRAFQILTLRCRPARTTGPGPRRPTER
- a CDS encoding glycerate kinase, with protein sequence MRVVRAPDSLTGSAPAEGVVRALAEGVRYANPSIEAAARPMAGGGEGTERGAGGRSAR